In one Anthonomus grandis grandis unplaced genomic scaffold, icAntGran1.3 ctg00000286.1, whole genome shotgun sequence genomic region, the following are encoded:
- the LOC126749535 gene encoding uncharacterized protein LOC126749535 isoform X2 codes for MSSWTRAAGCGRSGYAPENLNKELVVRYCNQILGILMDCLDYHNLGNESELILESLQSFSKLLNSLPGYKFSSFQVTGAVRIKLLFSQEDPRLRRSSIQLLGDLATSFGQETNLEAFKDRVRSKGTSSLYSCIYALQTCILSRPVKVQCRRLALIWIFRRYTA; via the exons ATGTCCAGCTGGACCAGAGCTGCTGGGTGCGGAAGGTCGGGGTATGCCCCGGAGAATTTGAATAAGGAGCTCGTGGTGCGGTACTGCAATCAGATACTGGGCATTTTAATGGACTGTTTGGATTATCACAATTTGGG GAACGAAAGCGAGCTGATCCTGGAGTCCCTGCAATCCTTCTCGAAACTCCTGAACAGTTTGCCAGGGTACAAATTCAGTTCCTTTCAAGTTACCGGAGCAGTGAGGATCAAGTTGCTATTCAGTCAAGAGGATCCACGTCTAAGGAGATCCTCGATCCAGTTATTAGGAGATCTGGCAACATCCTTTGGCCAGGAGACCAATTTGGAGGCATTCAAGGATCGAGTGAGATCCAAGGGAACCTCATCACTTTACTCTTGCATCTATGCGCTCCAGACGTGTATATTGTCAAG GCCTGTAAAAGTACAATGCAGAAGGTTGGCCCTTATCTGGATTTTCCGGAGGTATACCGCATGA
- the LOC126749535 gene encoding uncharacterized protein LOC126749535 isoform X3 translates to MSSWTRAAGCGRSGYAPENLNKELVVRYCNQILGILMDCLDYNNLGNESELILESLQSFSKLLNSLPGYKFSSFQVTGAVRIKLLFSQEDPRLRRSSIQLLGDLATSFGQETNLEAFKDRVRSKGTSSLYSCIYALQTCILSRPVKVQCRRLALIWIFRRYTA, encoded by the exons ATGTCCAGCTGGACCAGAGCTGCTGGGTGCGGAAGGTCGGGGTATGCCCCGGAGAATTTGAATAAGGAGCTCGTGGTGCGGTACTGCAATCAGATACTGGGCATTTTAATGGACTGTTTGGATTATAACAATTTGGG GAACGAAAGCGAGCTGATCCTGGAGTCCCTGCAATCCTTCTCGAAACTCCTGAACAGTTTGCCAGGGTACAAATTCAGTTCCTTTCAAGTTACCGGAGCAGTGAGGATCAAGTTGCTATTCAGTCAAGAGGATCCACGTCTAAGGAGATCCTCGATCCAGTTATTAGGAGATCTGGCAACATCCTTTGGCCAGGAGACCAATTTGGAGGCATTCAAGGATCGAGTGAGATCCAAGGGAACCTCATCACTTTACTCTTGCATCTATGCGCTCCAGACGTGTATATTGTCAAG GCCTGTAAAAGTACAATGCAGAAGGTTGGCCCTTATCTGGATTTTCCGGAGGTATACCGCATGA